The following proteins are co-located in the Micromonospora coriariae genome:
- a CDS encoding AGE family epimerase/isomerase — protein MTDVPRSAAESIPAPAGSPDLPDLDLFLADQTHTLLDTARRAVRPEGGFWWLTDDRTPDRSEPLHTWITCRMTHVSALAYRNGDPEAAALVDHGVAALSTLLRDDRYGGWFAAVDQQGTPTNERKAGYDHAFVLLAASGAARAGRPGADRLLDDALAVVRDRFWDAEVGAVRESWNRDWTVTEDYRGANSSMHMVEAFLAAAAATGDASWTDRALRIGTHLVHGEGARHDWRLPEHFTADWTPLPDYNRDRPADPFRPYGSTIGHWLEWARLLLELEAVLPQPPRWLLADARALFAAAVRRGWAVDGADGFVYTIDWDDRPVVRSRMHWVLAEAIGAAITLHRRTGDAVYADWYRVFWAYARHHLIDDAGWRHELDPRNQPAGTVWHGRPDVYHAYQAVLLSRSADALGGPGPLAPGEVPA, from the coding sequence ATGACCGACGTGCCCCGATCCGCAGCCGAATCGATCCCTGCTCCGGCAGGATCACCCGACCTGCCCGACCTTGATCTGTTCCTCGCCGACCAGACCCACACGCTGCTCGACACGGCGCGGCGGGCGGTCCGGCCCGAGGGCGGCTTCTGGTGGCTGACCGACGACCGCACCCCGGACCGCAGCGAGCCGCTGCACACCTGGATCACCTGCCGGATGACCCACGTGTCCGCTCTCGCCTACCGCAACGGCGATCCGGAGGCGGCCGCCCTGGTCGACCACGGCGTCGCCGCGCTCAGCACGCTGCTGCGCGACGACCGGTACGGCGGCTGGTTCGCCGCCGTCGACCAGCAGGGCACGCCGACCAACGAGCGCAAGGCCGGGTACGACCACGCGTTCGTGCTGCTCGCCGCGTCCGGCGCGGCGCGCGCCGGGCGGCCCGGCGCGGACCGGCTCCTCGACGACGCCCTGGCCGTGGTGCGGGACCGGTTCTGGGACGCCGAGGTCGGCGCGGTCCGCGAATCCTGGAACCGGGACTGGACGGTCACCGAGGACTACCGGGGCGCGAACAGCAGCATGCACATGGTCGAGGCGTTCCTCGCCGCCGCGGCCGCCACCGGCGACGCGAGCTGGACCGACCGGGCGCTGCGGATCGGCACCCACCTGGTGCACGGCGAGGGCGCCCGGCACGACTGGCGGCTGCCCGAGCACTTCACCGCCGACTGGACTCCGCTCCCCGACTACAACCGGGACCGGCCCGCCGACCCCTTCCGGCCGTACGGCTCGACCATCGGGCACTGGCTGGAATGGGCCCGGCTGCTGCTGGAGTTGGAGGCCGTCCTGCCGCAGCCGCCGCGCTGGCTGCTCGCCGACGCCCGCGCCCTGTTCGCCGCCGCCGTACGCCGGGGCTGGGCGGTGGATGGCGCCGACGGCTTCGTCTACACCATCGACTGGGACGACCGGCCCGTCGTCCGCTCCCGGATGCACTGGGTGCTGGCCGAGGCGATCGGGGCGGCGATCACCCTGCACCGGCGCACCGGGGACGCGGTCTACGCCGACTGGTACCGGGTGTTCTGGGCGTACGCGCGCCACCACCTGATCGACGACGCCGGGTGGCGGCACGAGTTGGACCCGCGGAACCAGCCCGCCGGCACGGTCTGGCACGGCCGGCCGGACGTCTACCACGCGTACCAGGCCGTGCTGCTGTCCCGCTCGGCCGACGCGCTCGGCGGCCCCGGCCCGCTCGCCCCGGGCGAGGTGCCGGCGTGA
- a CDS encoding carbohydrate kinase family protein has product MIVVAGEALIDLVVTAEGQRAVPGGSPANVAVTLARLEQPVRLLARLGSDEYGRQLAEHLSANQVDLDWAVRAEQPTSVAVATLNATGQASYEFRLAGTADWQWTPQELPQLAGSPATALHTGSLALALAPGAQVLEDLLARERRRDGLTVSIDLNLRPSIVTDRAAEQARVRRQVRLAHLVKASDEDLAWLYPDRTVSDVLAEWREAGVCCAVVTRGADGAWLLAPDGSLHEEPAVPTTVVDTVGAGDAFTGGLLAALADLDALGDRPADRLAALTPAQWAMVSRQAALVAALTCARRGADPPRRAEVAALLEA; this is encoded by the coding sequence GTGATCGTGGTGGCGGGTGAGGCGCTGATCGACCTGGTGGTCACCGCCGAGGGGCAGCGGGCGGTGCCCGGCGGCTCGCCGGCGAACGTGGCGGTCACGCTGGCCCGGCTCGAGCAGCCGGTGCGGCTGCTGGCCCGGCTCGGCAGCGACGAGTACGGCCGGCAGCTGGCCGAGCACCTGAGCGCCAATCAGGTGGACCTGGACTGGGCGGTCCGCGCCGAGCAGCCGACCTCGGTGGCGGTGGCCACCCTGAACGCCACCGGGCAGGCCAGCTACGAGTTCCGGCTGGCCGGCACGGCGGACTGGCAGTGGACGCCGCAGGAGTTGCCCCAGCTGGCCGGGTCGCCGGCGACGGCCCTGCACACCGGGTCACTCGCGCTGGCGCTGGCGCCGGGCGCGCAGGTCCTGGAGGACCTGCTGGCCCGCGAACGCCGCCGGGACGGGCTCACCGTCTCGATCGACCTCAACCTGCGCCCGAGCATCGTCACCGACCGGGCGGCGGAGCAGGCGCGGGTGCGGCGCCAGGTGCGCCTCGCGCACCTGGTCAAGGCCAGCGACGAGGACCTGGCCTGGCTCTACCCGGATCGGACGGTGTCCGATGTGCTGGCCGAGTGGCGCGAGGCCGGGGTGTGCTGCGCGGTGGTGACCCGGGGTGCCGACGGCGCCTGGCTGCTCGCCCCGGACGGCTCGCTGCACGAGGAGCCGGCGGTGCCCACGACCGTGGTCGACACCGTCGGCGCCGGCGACGCGTTCACCGGCGGCCTGCTGGCCGCGCTGGCCGATCTCGACGCCCTCGGTGACCGACCGGCCGACCGGCTCGCCGCGCTGACCCCGGCACAGTGGGCCATGGTGTCCCGGCAGGCCGCCCTGGTGGCCGCGCTGACCTGCGCCCGCCGCGGAGCCGACCCGCCCCGCCGGGCGGAGGTCGCGGCCCTGCTCGAGGCGTGA
- a CDS encoding aminoglycoside phosphotransferase family protein, protein MIQDDRMELPEGLAWLRRSPDGRAWLATLPTWLAECAERWSLRLGQPFGYAFASLALPAELPDGTAVVLKLQYPDRESRHEADALARWDGDGAIRLLGHDPRRRALLLERCRPGSPLHELPPDRALDVLTGLLPRLWRPAGTPFTPVAEEAAGWIDRMPRNWERAGRPYERRLLDAAVALLTELASSQGEQVLVNQDLHAGNVLSAEREPWLVIDPKPLTGEREFSVAPMVRGRELGHSPAAVRHRLDRLSAELRLDRERVRGWTIGQTLAWSLDGDAVIGHHLEVVRWLLDER, encoded by the coding sequence GTGATCCAGGATGACCGGATGGAACTGCCCGAGGGGCTCGCCTGGCTACGCCGGTCGCCGGATGGCCGGGCCTGGCTGGCCACGCTCCCCACCTGGCTGGCCGAGTGCGCCGAGCGGTGGTCGCTGAGGCTCGGGCAGCCCTTCGGGTACGCCTTCGCCTCCCTGGCGCTTCCGGCCGAACTGCCCGACGGTACGGCGGTGGTCCTCAAGCTCCAGTACCCCGACCGGGAGAGCCGGCACGAGGCCGACGCCCTGGCCCGGTGGGACGGCGACGGGGCGATCCGGCTGCTCGGGCACGATCCGCGGCGCCGGGCACTGCTGCTGGAGCGCTGTCGACCCGGCAGTCCGCTGCACGAGCTGCCCCCCGACCGGGCGCTTGACGTGCTGACCGGGCTGCTCCCCCGGCTCTGGCGCCCGGCCGGCACCCCGTTCACCCCGGTCGCCGAGGAGGCCGCCGGCTGGATCGACCGGATGCCCCGCAACTGGGAACGGGCCGGCCGGCCGTACGAGCGCCGGCTGCTCGACGCGGCGGTCGCCCTGCTCACCGAACTGGCGTCGAGCCAGGGCGAGCAGGTGCTTGTCAATCAGGACCTGCACGCCGGCAACGTGCTCTCCGCCGAACGGGAACCATGGCTGGTGATCGACCCGAAGCCGCTCACCGGCGAGCGGGAATTCTCGGTGGCGCCGATGGTGCGCGGCCGCGAGCTGGGCCACTCGCCGGCCGCCGTCCGGCACCGGCTGGACCGGCTCAGCGCGGAGCTGAGGCTGGACCGGGAACGGGTCCGGGGCTGGACGATCGGTCAGACGCTGGCCTGGAGTCTCGACGGCGACGCGGTCATCGGGCACCACCTCGAGGTGGTCCGCTGGCTGCTCGACGAGCGGTGA
- a CDS encoding Fpg/Nei family DNA glycosylase, translating to MPEGHTIHRLAARHAELFAGDKLHAASPQGRFADGAARLSGTVLEDTEAYGKHLLHHYAGELTLHVHLGLYGKFTDGPGEPPEPVGQVRLRLASDRHWLDLRGPTACELLTPPEVSALRARLGPDPLRPDADPERAYARISRSPTPLAALLLDQSVVAGTGLIFVTEALFRAGLPPTLPGRQLTRAGWDTLWADLVGLMRLAVEHGRIDTVRDAHLPEAMGRPPRVDRHGGEVYVYRRPGAPCHVCGGEVSRGELAGRNLYWCRTCQAA from the coding sequence GTGCCAGAGGGACACACGATCCACCGCCTGGCGGCCCGGCACGCCGAGCTGTTCGCCGGGGACAAGCTGCACGCCGCCAGCCCGCAGGGCCGCTTCGCCGACGGCGCCGCCCGGCTCTCCGGCACCGTCCTGGAGGACACCGAGGCGTACGGCAAGCACCTGCTGCACCACTACGCCGGCGAGCTGACGCTGCACGTGCACCTCGGGCTGTACGGGAAGTTCACCGACGGGCCGGGGGAACCGCCCGAGCCGGTTGGTCAGGTACGGCTGCGGCTGGCCAGCGACCGGCACTGGCTCGATCTGCGTGGCCCGACCGCCTGCGAGCTGCTCACCCCGCCGGAGGTGTCCGCGCTGCGTGCCCGGCTCGGGCCGGACCCACTGCGCCCCGACGCCGACCCGGAGCGGGCGTACGCCCGGATCTCCCGCAGCCCGACGCCGCTGGCCGCCCTGCTGCTGGACCAGTCGGTGGTGGCCGGCACCGGGCTGATCTTCGTGACCGAGGCGCTGTTCCGGGCCGGGTTGCCGCCGACGCTGCCCGGCCGGCAGCTGACCCGCGCCGGTTGGGACACGCTCTGGGCCGATCTGGTCGGGCTGATGCGGCTCGCGGTCGAGCACGGCCGGATCGACACCGTGCGCGACGCGCACCTGCCGGAGGCGATGGGCCGTCCGCCCCGGGTGGACCGGCACGGCGGTGAGGTGTACGTCTACCGCCGCCCCGGCGCGCCCTGCCACGTCTGCGGCGGCGAGGTCAGTCGCGGTGAGCTGGCCGGCCGCAACCTCTACTGGTGCCGTACCTGCCAGGCCGCCTGA
- a CDS encoding LacI family DNA-binding transcriptional regulator — translation MVDVARHAGVSLKTVSRVVNDEPVGQELVGRVLAAIAELGFRRNDIARNLRSRQLNATVGLLIEEIANPFYATIASVAAEIAAAHGTMLITASSEEDPERERALLQDFTQRRVDGLLVVPAGPDHSFLRREVELGMPVVFLDRPPQGLLADAVLLDNQGGSRAGVRALLDEGHRRVGVLLGAPTVPTIRERLAGARAALDDAGIEPDESLVRDRLIAPEEAGRAVAELLDLADPPTAFFCGNNRLTVGALQELHRRGSDAALVGFDDFELAHLMPRPLTVVGYDTRELARIASERLFRRIAGDDSPPSTTVLPTRLLHRGLTPPAA, via the coding sequence ATGGTCGACGTGGCCCGGCACGCCGGGGTCAGCCTGAAAACCGTCTCCCGGGTGGTCAACGACGAGCCGGTGGGGCAGGAGCTGGTCGGCCGGGTGCTGGCCGCCATCGCCGAGCTGGGTTTCCGGCGCAACGACATCGCCCGCAACCTGCGTTCCCGGCAGCTCAACGCCACCGTCGGGCTGCTCATCGAGGAGATCGCCAACCCGTTCTACGCCACCATCGCCAGCGTCGCCGCCGAGATCGCCGCCGCGCACGGGACAATGCTGATCACCGCCTCCTCCGAGGAGGACCCGGAGCGGGAACGCGCCCTGCTCCAGGATTTCACCCAGCGCAGGGTCGACGGGCTGCTGGTGGTGCCGGCCGGCCCGGACCACTCGTTCCTGCGCCGCGAGGTCGAGCTGGGCATGCCTGTGGTCTTCCTGGACCGGCCGCCGCAGGGGCTGCTCGCGGACGCCGTACTGCTGGACAACCAGGGTGGCAGCCGCGCCGGGGTGAGAGCACTGCTCGACGAGGGGCACCGCCGGGTGGGTGTCCTGCTCGGTGCGCCGACCGTGCCCACCATTCGTGAGCGGCTGGCCGGCGCCCGGGCGGCGCTGGACGACGCCGGTATCGAGCCCGACGAGTCGCTGGTCCGCGACCGGCTCATCGCACCGGAGGAGGCCGGTCGGGCGGTCGCTGAGCTGCTCGACCTCGCGGACCCGCCCACCGCGTTCTTCTGCGGCAACAACCGGCTCACCGTCGGCGCCCTGCAGGAGCTGCACAGGCGGGGCAGCGACGCCGCGTTGGTGGGCTTCGACGACTTCGAGTTGGCCCACCTGATGCCCCGGCCGCTCACCGTCGTCGGCTACGACACCCGGGAGCTGGCCCGGATCGCCAGCGAGCGGCTGTTCCGGAGGATCGCCGGTGACGACTCCCCACCGTCGACCACCGTGCTCCCCACCCGCCTCCTACACCGCGGCCTGACCCCGCCGGCCGCCTGA